In the genome of Segatella copri, one region contains:
- a CDS encoding IS1182 family transposase, protein MLEQQQTISFSDYSSLYDLIIPKDNLLRQITDLVDFSFVYQELQDKYCHDNGRTAESPIRMFKYLLLKVIYNISDVDVVERTRYDMSFKYFLGLTPEETNLINPSSLTKFRRLRLKDMDLLDLLIKKTVSIAIEAGVLKSRTIIVDATHTHSRSNPISAAKSLEYYCKDVIKVVDSVDDSMELPELPKEKKYSSIMTAAKTIVATVEADAATANMPAVKERLNMLKETISDAETRGVISKDEDARTGHKTAHSSFFGYKTHIAMSDERIITAATVTSGEKGDGQQLPELIKKTEEAGMEVDSIVADKAYSSKENLKMAKENNMRLSARLSSVIDGNRTNKLPFEYNKDADLYVCPAGHLAKWKEMNNRKNDKRHRNSSITYYFDVDKCKVCPLREGCYKEGAKTKTYAVTIKSDEQLEQIEYQKTEEFINLQRKRYKIEAKNSELKNVLGYDRALSYGLSCMEMQGALTIFAANVKRIIKLMQNA, encoded by the coding sequence ATGCTAGAGCAACAACAGACCATATCATTCAGTGATTATTCAAGTTTGTATGACTTGATTATCCCAAAAGACAACCTGCTCCGCCAGATTACTGACCTGGTGGACTTTAGTTTCGTATACCAGGAATTGCAGGACAAGTATTGTCATGACAATGGTCGTACAGCAGAGAGTCCTATCCGTATGTTTAAGTATCTTCTTTTAAAGGTAATCTATAACATATCGGATGTTGATGTTGTTGAACGTACTCGCTATGATATGTCGTTTAAGTACTTCTTGGGATTAACTCCTGAGGAGACTAATCTGATTAATCCTAGTTCCTTGACCAAATTCCGTCGACTTCGCCTGAAGGATATGGACCTGTTGGATCTTCTCATCAAGAAGACTGTTTCTATTGCTATAGAAGCTGGTGTCCTCAAGTCTAGAACCATCATTGTTGATGCAACCCATACGCATTCTCGTTCCAACCCTATCAGTGCAGCAAAGAGTTTGGAGTATTATTGCAAGGACGTAATCAAGGTCGTTGATTCTGTAGATGACAGCATGGAATTGCCTGAGCTTCCAAAAGAAAAGAAGTATTCTTCTATCATGACTGCTGCCAAAACAATAGTTGCAACAGTAGAAGCTGACGCTGCAACTGCCAATATGCCTGCAGTCAAGGAACGTCTTAACATGCTGAAAGAAACCATTTCCGATGCAGAGACCCGAGGCGTAATATCAAAAGATGAAGATGCCCGTACAGGACATAAAACAGCGCATTCTTCATTCTTTGGCTATAAGACGCATATAGCTATGAGCGATGAGAGAATTATCACCGCAGCTACCGTCACCTCCGGCGAGAAGGGTGATGGACAGCAATTGCCGGAATTGATAAAAAAGACAGAGGAAGCAGGAATGGAAGTTGATTCCATAGTAGCAGATAAGGCATATTCCAGCAAGGAGAATCTCAAAATGGCAAAGGAAAACAATATGCGCCTCTCTGCTCGTTTAAGCTCTGTAATTGACGGTAATCGAACAAACAAACTCCCTTTTGAATACAACAAGGATGCAGATCTGTACGTCTGCCCAGCAGGGCATCTGGCGAAATGGAAAGAGATGAATAATCGCAAAAATGACAAGCGTCACAGAAACTCCAGCATTACCTATTATTTTGATGTGGACAAATGCAAGGTCTGTCCATTGCGTGAAGGTTGCTACAAGGAAGGAGCCAAGACAAAAACATATGCGGTTACCATCAAATCGGATGAACAGTTGGAGCAAATCGAATATCAAAAAACAGAAGAGTTTATAAATCTTCAGAGGAAACGATACAAGATAGAAGCCAAGAACTCCGAACTTAAGAATGTCTTAGGATATGACAGAGCCCTGTCATACGGTTTGTCGTGCATGGAAATGCAGGGTGCTTTGACTATTTTCGCTGCAAATGTGAAAAGAATCATCAAATTGATGCAAAATGCATAA
- a CDS encoding oxaloacetate decarboxylase has translation MKKKIQFSLVYRDMWQSSGKFQPRKDQLAKIAPVIIEMGCFSRVETNGGAFEQVNLLAGENPNDAVRAFCKPFNEVGIKTHMLDRGLNALRMYPVPDDVRALMYKVKAKQGTNITRIFDGLNDVRNIIPSIKWAKEGGMTPQCALCITNSPVHTLEYYMNIADQLIAAGAEEICLKDMAGIGQPAFLGKLTKMIKDKYPEIIIQYHGHSGPGLSMASILEVCNNGADIIDTAIEPLSWGKVHPDVISVISMLKNEGFEVPEINMSAYMKARAMTQEFIDEWLGYFINPGNKIMSSLLLGCGLPGGMMGSMMADLGGMRQTINNIRKKKGEEELSMDDLLIKLFDEVEYVWPRVGYPPLVTPFSQYVKNISLMNLLTMEQGKGRFVMMDDSMWGMILGKSGKIPGEIDPELVELAKKQGREFTDVDAHTLLTNALDDFKKEMDENGWEYGQDDEELFELAMHPEQYRNFKSGQAKKNFLADLQKAKDAKLGSTLTPAQLAEFKHAKADAIVSPVAGQIFWEFQGEGECQPAVEPFIGKEYNEGDAFCYILTPWGEFETVPAALGGKLVEINAKQGSKIRKGDVIAYIERNAE, from the coding sequence ATGAAGAAGAAAATTCAGTTCAGTCTCGTTTATCGAGACATGTGGCAGAGTTCTGGTAAGTTCCAGCCACGCAAAGATCAGTTGGCTAAGATTGCCCCAGTTATCATCGAAATGGGTTGCTTCAGCCGTGTTGAGACCAATGGTGGTGCTTTCGAGCAGGTAAACCTTTTGGCAGGTGAGAACCCTAACGATGCAGTGCGTGCTTTTTGCAAGCCTTTCAATGAGGTGGGCATCAAGACTCACATGCTCGACCGAGGATTGAACGCTCTTCGTATGTATCCTGTGCCAGATGATGTACGTGCCCTCATGTACAAGGTAAAGGCTAAGCAGGGTACCAACATCACCCGTATCTTCGATGGCTTGAACGATGTGCGCAACATCATTCCTTCTATCAAGTGGGCTAAGGAGGGTGGCATGACTCCACAGTGTGCGCTCTGTATCACAAACTCTCCTGTTCATACACTCGAATATTACATGAACATCGCCGATCAGCTCATCGCTGCCGGTGCAGAGGAAATCTGTTTGAAGGATATGGCTGGTATCGGTCAGCCTGCATTCCTCGGTAAGCTCACCAAGATGATCAAGGACAAGTATCCTGAGATTATCATCCAGTACCACGGTCACTCTGGCCCAGGTCTCTCTATGGCTTCTATCCTCGAGGTCTGCAACAATGGTGCCGACATCATCGATACAGCCATCGAGCCATTGTCATGGGGTAAGGTTCACCCAGACGTCATCTCTGTTATCAGCATGCTGAAGAACGAGGGCTTCGAGGTACCTGAAATCAACATGAGCGCTTACATGAAGGCTCGTGCCATGACTCAGGAGTTCATCGACGAGTGGTTGGGCTACTTCATCAACCCAGGCAATAAGATTATGTCTTCATTGTTGCTCGGTTGCGGTCTCCCTGGCGGTATGATGGGTTCTATGATGGCAGACCTCGGCGGTATGCGTCAGACTATCAACAATATCCGCAAGAAGAAGGGTGAGGAAGAGTTGTCTATGGACGACCTCCTGATCAAGCTCTTCGATGAGGTAGAGTATGTATGGCCACGCGTAGGTTACCCTCCATTGGTAACACCATTCAGCCAGTATGTAAAGAACATCTCATTGATGAACCTCCTCACCATGGAGCAGGGCAAGGGTCGTTTCGTAATGATGGACGATTCTATGTGGGGTATGATTCTCGGTAAGAGTGGTAAGATTCCTGGAGAGATTGATCCAGAACTCGTAGAGCTTGCCAAGAAGCAGGGCCGTGAGTTCACAGATGTGGATGCTCACACATTGCTTACTAATGCACTCGACGACTTCAAGAAGGAGATGGACGAGAACGGATGGGAGTATGGTCAGGACGACGAGGAACTCTTCGAGCTCGCTATGCACCCAGAGCAGTATCGCAACTTCAAGAGTGGTCAGGCTAAGAAGAACTTCCTGGCTGACCTCCAGAAGGCAAAGGATGCTAAGCTCGGCAGCACCTTGACTCCAGCTCAGCTCGCTGAGTTCAAGCACGCCAAGGCTGATGCCATCGTATCACCTGTAGCCGGTCAGATTTTCTGGGAGTTCCAGGGTGAGGGCGAGTGCCAACCAGCTGTAGAGCCATTCATTGGCAAGGAGTACAACGAAGGTGATGCCTTCTGCTACATCCTCACTCCATGGGGTGAGTTTGAGACTGTTCCTGCCGCTTTGGGTGGTAAACTCGTAGAAATCAATGCTAAGCAGGGCAGCAAGATCCGCAAGGGTGATGTCATCGCTTACATTGAGCGCAACGCTGAGTAA
- a CDS encoding HDIG domain-containing metalloprotein, translated as MNYQAIIDKYYPEDNELRHILITHSQSVARKALQIVSYHPELQLDAQFIEEAAMLHDLGIFLTDAPGIQCFGSQPYICHGRLGAEILRKEGYERHARVCERHTGAGITKEQIEKQQLPLPHQDFLPETMEEKVICYADKFFSKTHLDKEKSIEKAEKSLAKFGEEGVKRFQQWERMFEK; from the coding sequence ATGAATTATCAAGCAATTATTGATAAGTATTATCCTGAGGATAATGAGCTTCGCCATATCCTCATCACACATAGTCAATCTGTAGCGCGAAAAGCGCTACAGATTGTTTCGTATCATCCCGAATTGCAGCTCGACGCACAGTTTATCGAGGAAGCAGCCATGCTTCACGACTTGGGAATCTTCCTCACAGATGCGCCTGGCATCCAGTGCTTTGGCTCACAGCCATACATCTGCCACGGAAGGCTGGGAGCGGAAATCCTGCGCAAGGAAGGGTATGAGCGACATGCTCGGGTATGCGAGCGCCACACCGGTGCCGGCATCACCAAAGAGCAGATAGAGAAGCAGCAACTGCCTCTGCCTCACCAGGATTTTCTGCCTGAAACCATGGAGGAGAAGGTAATCTGCTATGCTGATAAATTCTTCAGCAAGACTCATCTCGATAAGGAAAAGAGTATAGAAAAGGCAGAGAAAAGTCTCGCTAAGTTTGGCGAGGAAGGAGTAAAGCGCTTCCAACAGTGGGAGCGGATGTTTGAAAAGTAG
- a CDS encoding putative LPS assembly protein LptD, which translates to MRKQSTIAVLLLASIATMMVANPGMPAVVNSLEDDAASDTTKMDSLQKAIWKHNKVVDDSIRLDSINRKKSGGIDAPVNYQADDSLVYDAHSKVAHLYGNSNVKYENMDLTSDRISMDLDKSNVRASGTADSTEEGGVKGKPVFKMGSDTYDTDTIKFNFKSKKALINNVYTEQQDGFLTGMKSKRDSSGVIYLQHGRYTTCDDPHPDFYISLSRAKMRPGKDVVFGPAYLVVCDVPMPLAIPYGFFPFTKSYSSGFIMPTYGDETARGFYLRDGGYYFAMNDKWDLKLLGEIYTKGSWGISAASNYRKRYKYSGSFYFSYQDTKNGDKGMPDFTEQESFKIQWSHRQDSKANPFSSLSASVNFATSSYERNNLNSLYNPQTMTQSTRTSSVSWSTNFSSIGMSLSSTANLSQNMRDSSIAMTLPDLNISISRFYPFRRKKMVGDEKWYEKIAMSYTGHISNSINTKEDKLMHSSLIKDWRNGWQHQIPVSASFTLFKYLNVTPSFNFTDRMYTNKVEKSWDATTQKEVCDTTYGFHNVYNWNMSVGMSTKIYGFWTPSRKIFGDKIQTIRHVITPTVNFSYAPDFGASRYGYWDTYQKTDADGNVSLVSYSPYQNALYGVPGKGKSGNISFTLGNNLEMKWKDKNDSIKKISLIDAFDINMSYNTAAKVRPWSDMNINLRLKWWKNYTFNMNAVFATYAYEMDDKGNVYVGNHTEWGKGRFGRFQGMSQNFSFTLNPEKLKKLFGGGSDEDDRDKNKRKDDDDEGLDTDIESNVDDNIEKGKTAAKKSGGGKAKTDSDGYMAFKMPWSLTFGYGVTMREDTRREKFNEKTMRYPYKFTQTLNMSGNIRISDGWNISFSSGYDFDNSKISMTTASLARDLHCFNMSCSVVLAPYTSYNFTFRCNAATLTDALKYDKRSGYSNAVQWY; encoded by the coding sequence ATGAGAAAACAATCAACCATAGCTGTTCTGTTGCTTGCCTCCATCGCTACCATGATGGTGGCAAACCCGGGTATGCCTGCCGTCGTTAATTCCCTGGAGGATGATGCCGCCAGCGATACCACGAAGATGGATTCCCTGCAGAAGGCTATATGGAAACACAATAAGGTGGTGGATGACAGCATCCGGCTCGATAGTATCAATCGAAAGAAGTCGGGCGGCATCGACGCACCTGTCAATTATCAGGCCGACGACTCGCTGGTGTATGATGCCCACAGCAAGGTGGCGCATCTCTATGGCAACTCGAACGTGAAGTACGAGAACATGGACCTCACCTCCGACCGCATCTCGATGGATTTGGACAAGAGCAACGTCAGGGCGAGCGGTACAGCCGACTCTACGGAGGAAGGCGGCGTCAAGGGTAAACCTGTCTTCAAGATGGGCAGTGATACCTATGATACCGATACCATCAAGTTCAACTTCAAGAGCAAGAAGGCACTTATTAATAATGTATATACTGAGCAGCAGGATGGATTCCTCACGGGTATGAAGTCGAAGCGAGATTCCTCGGGTGTCATCTATCTGCAGCATGGCAGATATACCACCTGCGATGATCCGCACCCTGATTTCTATATCTCGCTCTCCAGGGCTAAGATGCGACCGGGCAAGGACGTGGTCTTCGGACCAGCCTATCTCGTGGTTTGCGATGTGCCTATGCCGCTTGCCATCCCATACGGATTCTTCCCGTTCACCAAGAGCTACAGCAGCGGTTTCATCATGCCTACCTATGGCGACGAAACGGCACGAGGCTTCTATCTGCGTGATGGCGGATATTATTTTGCCATGAATGATAAATGGGATTTGAAACTGTTGGGTGAAATCTACACCAAGGGTTCCTGGGGTATCTCGGCAGCCAGCAACTATCGCAAGCGATACAAATATTCCGGCTCGTTCTATTTCAGCTATCAGGACACCAAGAATGGTGATAAGGGCATGCCTGACTTCACCGAGCAGGAGAGTTTCAAGATTCAGTGGAGCCATCGCCAGGACTCGAAGGCAAATCCGTTCAGTTCGCTTTCGGCAAGCGTCAACTTCGCCACATCGAGCTACGAGCGCAATAACCTCAACTCGCTCTACAATCCGCAGACGATGACGCAGAGTACGAGAACCTCTTCCGTAAGCTGGAGTACCAACTTCTCGAGCATCGGAATGTCGCTCAGCTCTACCGCCAACCTCTCGCAGAATATGCGCGACTCGTCGATAGCCATGACGCTGCCCGACCTGAACATCAGTATCTCGCGCTTCTATCCGTTCCGCAGAAAGAAGATGGTGGGCGACGAGAAATGGTACGAGAAGATTGCCATGAGCTATACGGGCCACATCTCCAACAGCATCAATACCAAGGAGGATAAGCTGATGCATAGCTCCCTCATCAAGGATTGGCGCAACGGATGGCAGCATCAGATTCCGGTGAGCGCATCGTTCACCCTCTTCAAGTATCTCAATGTAACGCCGTCGTTCAACTTCACCGACCGTATGTACACCAACAAGGTGGAGAAATCGTGGGATGCTACCACCCAAAAGGAGGTGTGCGATACCACCTACGGCTTCCACAACGTATATAACTGGAATATGAGCGTGGGTATGAGTACGAAGATTTATGGCTTCTGGACACCAAGCCGAAAGATATTCGGTGATAAGATTCAGACCATCCGCCACGTCATCACCCCAACGGTGAATTTCAGTTATGCGCCAGATTTCGGAGCATCCCGCTATGGCTACTGGGATACTTATCAGAAGACTGATGCCGATGGCAATGTATCGCTGGTAAGCTATTCGCCTTATCAGAACGCCCTCTATGGTGTGCCGGGCAAGGGAAAGAGCGGAAACATCTCTTTCACTCTGGGCAACAACCTGGAGATGAAGTGGAAGGATAAGAACGACAGTATCAAGAAGATTAGTCTGATTGATGCGTTTGATATCAACATGAGCTATAACACCGCAGCCAAGGTGCGCCCTTGGAGTGATATGAACATCAACCTGCGCCTGAAGTGGTGGAAGAACTATACATTCAATATGAATGCCGTGTTCGCTACCTATGCCTACGAGATGGACGATAAAGGCAACGTGTATGTGGGTAACCACACGGAGTGGGGCAAAGGTCGATTCGGACGATTCCAGGGTATGTCGCAGAACTTCTCGTTCACGCTGAATCCGGAAAAACTGAAGAAACTCTTCGGTGGCGGCAGCGATGAGGACGACCGCGATAAGAACAAGCGTAAGGATGACGACGATGAAGGCTTGGATACCGACATCGAGAGCAACGTGGATGATAATATCGAAAAGGGCAAGACGGCTGCCAAGAAGAGCGGAGGCGGAAAGGCTAAGACCGACTCGGATGGCTACATGGCATTCAAGATGCCTTGGTCGCTCACCTTTGGATATGGTGTCACCATGCGTGAGGATACCCGCCGTGAGAAGTTCAACGAGAAGACTATGCGCTATCCGTATAAGTTCACCCAGACGCTGAACATGAGTGGTAACATCCGCATCAGCGACGGCTGGAACATCAGCTTCTCTTCTGGTTACGATTTCGATAACTCGAAAATCAGTATGACCACAGCCAGTCTGGCACGCGACCTCCACTGCTTCAACATGAGCTGTTCGGTGGTACTTGCACCATACACCAGCTACAACTTCACCTTCCGATGCAATGCAGCCACATTGACGGATGCCTTGAAGTATGATAAGCGAAGCGGCTATTCTAACGCCGTGCAGTGGTATTAA
- a CDS encoding glycosyl hydrolase family 95 catalytic domain-containing protein yields the protein MSKKITTILTFAMLGALQASAQQQTQLSYWFDTPVTLKGQQIWYGGHPEKWKHKKPISAGDTARNPDPDWESKSLPIGNGSIGANILGSVEAERITLNEKTLWRGGPNTRKGAAYYWNVNKNSAHVMQEIRDAFAANDWEKASQLTRKNFNSPVPYESYAEDPFRFGSFTTMGEAYIETGLSTVGMSDYRRALSLDSALASVSFVKDGVRYQREYFISYPANVMAIRYKASRQGKQNLVFSYAPNPVSTGRLVADGRNGLLWDARLDNNDMQYAIRIRAINKGGSLSNEGGKLTVKGADEVVFLISADTDYKANNNPDYNDPKTYVGVDPLATTQDWVSKAEGKGYAQLLDEHYKDYSRLFNRVSLNLNDVDKANDMPIDQRLANYRKGAKDFYLEQLYYQFGRYLLIASSRPGNMPANLQGVWHNNVDGPWRVDYHNNINLQMNYWPACTTNLSECELPLFDFIQTQVKPGEKTAKSYYGTRGWTTSVSSNIFGFTSPLSSEDMSWNFSPFAGPWLATHLWDYYDYTRDKKFLSETAYDIIKGSANFATDYLWHRKDGVYTAAPSTSPEHGPIDEGATFAHAVIREILLDAVEASKILGRDAKDRKQWEDALKHIAPYQIGRYGQLMEWSKDIDDPKDEHRHVNHLFGLHPGRTISPITTPVLAKASKVVLEHRGDGATGWSMGWKLNQWARLHDGNHAYKLYGNLLKNGTLDNLWDTHAPFQIDGNFGGTAGVTEMLMQSHMGFIHLLPALPDAWQKGSIKGLRAKGNFTVDIYWDNGRLTKAVILSGSGEPCQVRYGDKVKKMKTQKGKTYEVKF from the coding sequence ATGAGTAAGAAAATTACAACTATCCTAACTTTCGCTATGCTGGGGGCACTTCAGGCTTCAGCACAGCAGCAGACACAGTTATCTTATTGGTTCGACACGCCTGTCACCCTGAAGGGACAGCAGATCTGGTATGGTGGCCATCCTGAGAAATGGAAGCACAAGAAGCCTATCTCGGCTGGTGATACCGCCCGCAATCCTGATCCTGATTGGGAGTCTAAGTCGTTGCCTATCGGTAATGGCAGCATCGGTGCCAACATCCTGGGTTCCGTGGAAGCTGAGCGCATCACGTTGAATGAGAAGACACTCTGGCGTGGCGGTCCGAACACCAGGAAGGGTGCTGCCTATTATTGGAATGTGAACAAGAATTCTGCCCATGTGATGCAGGAAATCAGAGATGCCTTCGCTGCCAACGATTGGGAAAAGGCATCCCAGCTCACCCGCAAGAACTTCAACAGTCCTGTGCCTTACGAGTCTTATGCCGAGGACCCATTCCGCTTCGGTAGCTTTACCACGATGGGCGAGGCGTATATCGAGACGGGACTGAGCACTGTTGGCATGTCGGATTATCGCCGTGCCTTGTCGCTTGATTCAGCCTTGGCTTCGGTTTCCTTCGTCAAGGATGGCGTAAGATATCAGCGTGAGTATTTCATCTCTTATCCTGCCAATGTGATGGCTATCCGCTATAAGGCTTCCCGTCAGGGCAAGCAGAATCTCGTGTTCTCCTATGCGCCTAACCCTGTTTCTACGGGCAGACTGGTGGCTGATGGCAGAAACGGCTTGCTTTGGGATGCACGTCTCGATAACAACGATATGCAGTATGCCATTCGCATCCGTGCCATCAACAAGGGCGGTAGCCTCTCTAACGAAGGCGGAAAACTGACCGTGAAAGGGGCTGATGAGGTGGTTTTCCTCATTTCTGCCGATACCGATTACAAGGCAAACAATAATCCGGATTACAATGATCCTAAGACCTATGTGGGCGTGGATCCACTGGCTACCACCCAGGATTGGGTGAGCAAGGCTGAAGGCAAGGGCTATGCGCAGTTGCTCGATGAGCATTATAAGGATTACAGCCGCCTGTTCAATCGGGTAAGTCTGAACCTGAACGATGTAGATAAAGCCAACGATATGCCTATAGACCAGCGCCTGGCCAACTATCGCAAGGGTGCCAAGGATTTCTATCTGGAGCAGCTCTACTATCAGTTTGGCCGCTATCTGCTCATCGCCTCTTCCCGTCCTGGCAACATGCCAGCCAACCTGCAGGGTGTATGGCACAACAACGTGGATGGTCCTTGGCGTGTTGACTACCATAACAACATCAATCTTCAGATGAATTATTGGCCAGCCTGCACCACCAACCTGAGCGAGTGCGAGCTTCCGCTCTTCGACTTTATCCAGACACAGGTGAAGCCGGGTGAAAAGACTGCCAAGTCATATTATGGTACCCGTGGCTGGACCACATCTGTATCCAGCAATATCTTCGGTTTTACCTCTCCGCTGTCAAGCGAGGATATGTCGTGGAACTTCTCTCCATTCGCCGGTCCATGGCTGGCTACCCATCTCTGGGATTATTACGACTATACCCGCGATAAGAAGTTCCTAAGCGAGACTGCATACGATATCATCAAGGGAAGTGCCAACTTCGCTACGGATTATCTGTGGCATCGCAAGGATGGTGTCTATACAGCGGCTCCTTCCACCTCTCCTGAGCATGGACCGATAGACGAGGGCGCCACCTTTGCTCATGCCGTGATTCGTGAGATTCTGCTCGATGCGGTGGAGGCTAGCAAGATATTGGGCAGGGATGCCAAGGATCGCAAGCAGTGGGAAGATGCCCTGAAGCACATTGCTCCTTATCAGATAGGCCGCTATGGTCAGTTGATGGAGTGGTCTAAGGATATCGATGATCCTAAGGATGAGCATCGCCATGTGAACCATCTCTTCGGTTTGCATCCGGGCCGCACCATTTCGCCTATCACCACTCCTGTGCTGGCAAAGGCTTCCAAGGTGGTGTTGGAGCATCGTGGCGATGGTGCCACGGGATGGTCGATGGGTTGGAAGTTGAACCAGTGGGCTCGTCTGCACGATGGCAACCATGCCTACAAGCTTTATGGCAACCTGTTGAAGAATGGTACGCTGGATAATCTCTGGGATACGCACGCCCCATTCCAGATTGACGGTAACTTTGGCGGCACTGCGGGTGTCACCGAGATGCTGATGCAGAGTCACATGGGCTTTATCCATCTCCTCCCAGCCCTGCCTGATGCATGGCAGAAGGGGTCCATCAAGGGCCTCCGTGCCAAGGGTAACTTCACGGTAGATATCTATTGGGATAACGGTCGCCTTACCAAGGCAGTCATCCTCTCCGGTTCCGGTGAACCATGCCAGGTAAGATATGGAGATAAGGTGAAAAAGATGAAGACTCAGAAGGGCAAGACCTACGAGGTTAAGTTCTGA
- a CDS encoding AAA family ATPase, with product MIDLDNAELQNALQIIQFTRRSLFLTGKAGTGKSTFLRYIAANTKKKHIVLAPTGIAAINAGGSTLHSFFKLPFHPLLPNDSMYSVRNIRNTLKYNSEKIKIIREVELIIIDEISMVRADIIDFIDKVLRVYCRNMREPFGGKQLLLVGDIYQLEPVVREDDRRLLNPFYRSSFFFDAKIFQQFQLVSIELTKVYRQSDPVFISILDHIRTSQAQTKDLQLLNQRVGAQLDESDSKLAITLSTRRDTVDYINENQLKLLPGEPTLFRGNIQGEFPESSLPTPIELYLKTGAQVIFIKNDIEHQWVNGTLGTIIGFDNEDDAKIYVRTENGLDVMVEPAAWSNMRYHFNEVEKKIEEEEIGRYEQYPIRLAWAITVHKSQGLTFNQVKIDFTGGVFAGGQTYVALSRCTSLEGISLQEPIRPSEIFVRNEVKQFARQYNNQNTINTALTQSKADRQYHDAVKAYDKGDMQAALDNFFLAIHSRYDIEHPLAKRFIRKKLNKVNELQAENERLREVIKQKDEEKKKQEKFLKRLATEYVIMGKECEKEGMKEAAIINYKKALTLYPSHPEAKRRLKHLKD from the coding sequence ATGATTGATCTCGACAATGCGGAGTTGCAGAACGCACTCCAAATCATACAGTTTACCCGTCGTTCGCTTTTCCTCACCGGAAAGGCGGGGACGGGTAAATCCACTTTTCTGCGATACATCGCAGCCAATACCAAGAAGAAACACATCGTCTTGGCGCCTACGGGCATCGCTGCCATCAATGCCGGAGGCAGTACCCTGCATAGTTTCTTCAAGTTACCCTTCCATCCGCTGCTGCCCAACGACAGCATGTATTCCGTGCGCAATATCCGGAATACGCTGAAGTATAATTCTGAGAAAATCAAGATTATCCGCGAAGTGGAACTCATCATCATCGATGAGATCAGTATGGTGCGTGCCGACATCATCGATTTCATCGACAAGGTGCTGCGTGTGTATTGCCGCAACATGAGGGAGCCGTTCGGAGGTAAGCAACTCTTGCTTGTGGGTGACATCTACCAGTTGGAACCTGTGGTAAGGGAGGATGACCGCAGACTGCTGAATCCTTTCTATCGCAGCAGCTTCTTCTTCGATGCCAAGATATTCCAGCAGTTCCAGCTCGTGAGCATCGAACTCACCAAGGTGTATCGTCAGAGCGACCCCGTATTCATCAGTATTCTCGACCATATCCGAACCAGTCAGGCGCAGACGAAAGACCTGCAGCTGCTCAACCAGCGGGTGGGTGCCCAACTCGACGAGAGTGATTCCAAGCTTGCCATCACCCTCTCTACCCGCCGCGACACCGTGGATTACATCAACGAGAACCAGCTCAAACTTCTGCCGGGTGAGCCAACGCTCTTCCGTGGCAACATCCAGGGCGAGTTCCCCGAAAGCAGTTTGCCTACCCCTATCGAACTATATCTGAAGACGGGAGCACAGGTCATCTTCATCAAGAACGATATCGAACACCAGTGGGTAAACGGCACGCTGGGCACCATCATCGGTTTTGATAATGAGGATGATGCCAAGATATATGTACGCACGGAAAATGGACTGGACGTGATGGTGGAGCCTGCAGCCTGGAGCAACATGCGCTATCATTTCAACGAAGTAGAGAAGAAGATTGAAGAGGAGGAGATTGGCAGATACGAGCAATACCCTATCCGACTTGCCTGGGCGATTACCGTTCACAAAAGTCAGGGATTGACTTTCAATCAGGTGAAGATTGATTTTACGGGTGGTGTCTTTGCAGGTGGTCAGACTTACGTGGCTTTGTCGAGATGCACCAGTCTGGAGGGAATCAGTTTGCAGGAGCCTATCCGCCCAAGCGAGATATTCGTCCGCAACGAGGTGAAGCAGTTTGCCCGCCAGTATAACAACCAGAATACCATCAACACGGCATTGACGCAGAGCAAAGCCGACAGGCAGTATCACGATGCCGTAAAAGCGTATGACAAGGGTGACATGCAAGCCGCCTTGGATAATTTCTTCCTAGCCATCCACAGCCGTTACGACATAGAGCATCCACTTGCCAAGCGTTTTATCCGCAAGAAGCTGAACAAGGTGAATGAGTTGCAGGCAGAGAACGAACGGTTGAGAGAAGTAATCAAGCAGAAGGATGAAGAAAAGAAGAAGCAGGAGAAATTCCTGAAGCGCTTAGCCACGGAGTATGTCATCATGGGTAAGGAGTGCGAAAAGGAGGGTATGAAAGAAGCGGCGATTATCAATTACAAGAAAGCGCTGACGCTTTATCCGAGCCATCCGGAGGCAAAGAGAAGGCTGAAGCATCTGAAGGACTAA